Part of the Prunus dulcis chromosome 8, ALMONDv2, whole genome shotgun sequence genome is shown below.
GGAGGTTTTATATTGGTATGATAGCACAATGTGTAAAGGAAAAAATCATCCTGTCATTGGGTAAAGTGAAGCTAAACTTCATTGCATTGAAGAGAAGTGATTTGGGGTTagttttttaagttttaacaaCACACATGCAGACTTTCTGCAGCCCCACATAGGTAAAGCTGAAAAAGGAGATTACAGATCTAATCATAGGCAATTATGTCGACACACAAGGGCTGGTGTGAAACCAAATGAGGCATTTGTGCTGCAGAAATAAGCCCACCCTTTTCCCCTGCcacttttgcttcttcttatCAGAAACCACTGTTTATCTGTAGTGTGACAAAGATTGTTCCATGCCAAGAGATTTTGTATTCATAATATTCCTGTCCTTGGTGTTCATATATCTTCAATTTATATGAGACTTGAATCTTACACCCATTTATCAACACTTTGTGATGGTATTGACAGGTTTCAAATATGGGCGTCACAAGCATTTTGGTAGGTAATGGGGTAACTGTTGGAGCATTGAGGCAGGGTCTTACAAAATACTCTGAAAATGTGAATACATCTGAGAAGAACAAGCAGAAATGGCGCACAAAGTTCTCCAAAAATTCAAGTTCATCTGAGCAGAATGAAAAGAATTGAATCTTCCATAGATGTTGAATCATGTACAACTTCAAAAGTATTGATTTGTTCTTGTGTTGTCAGGGATTATCGTGTGACAAGCACATCCCGGTTATGATAACGATTTGTTGTATCAATTATCAAGAAATTCTCTAGACACTCCCCTGTAGCATCTGCCTCATCTCTAGACACTCAAGACGATGGTCAAGAAACTGTGATGTCATCCTTAAGTAGTATACATATTTATTCGTTTACAAATATACATAAGAACAATAAACAACTCCAGGGCTGAAATATCCCGTTCAAGTTTAGTTAGGTATTCTAAAAAGGGATTTGGAGATTGCCACAAATAGTTCAAACGTGCTCGAGAAGTGAAACAATAATCTAAAATTCTGCATGGGCAACTGTTGTAACATGAAGAGAAGTGCTCGGGTAGCTTGTGAAGCAGGAGGGTAGGAGCATAGAAGTGAAAACATCACCTGCTTACGGGGGTTCCTTTTACGCATCTATTCAAGGCTTAATTCATGGTTTTAGCTGCCTTTTCTTTGTGGAAAaggctttttttaattagaagAAATGGAGACAAAATGGTGAAATGATCATGAAACAGGCTAAGGAGAAATCTTTGTTGCAAGCAAAGGCCCCCAATTGATCTCTCTATGAGCTGAATCTGTAGAAGACgaggtttcaatttcaaaaccaGGAAGAATTTTACTGATTGCGTTTGAAAACACGTGATCGAGGATTTGGAATTGAAGAATTTAATTTCAGGTACATTATTTATTCTTGCATGCCggaaggaaaagaataaaGTTGGCACCATAGCAAAGCTCGTAAGTTCTTTACACAGACACAGCTCAGAGAATATAAATGGACTCATACAACCACACAATTAACAATGACTAGGCTCCTAtattcccaaaaacaaaaagagggGCTGGCCTATTGCAACGCTTTGTGGTAACTCATACAACATACAGCAGaatattacaaaatatttGTCTGCTCTTCCTTGCCAACAGGTTCAAGCTCGAAGAGGTCTCGAGccttttttccaaatttcgaGTAACAGAACTTAAACTTCCTGCTATTCTGGCCACTGTACACAAAAGAAAGCTATTGCAGTCAAATTTCCAACAAACTATTGATACATGAGAATTTATTCATCTTAAGAATTTAATCGTGGCATGATTACTCCTCTTCTCATGAATGAAATCACCTTATCCAACATAAAGGATGATGGATTTATGTGCTAGTTCCATATTCTAGTAGCCCTCTACATTATAGTGTTATTAGCACACTTCCTCTGCACTAAAACAATGTATGAAGTCCCTCATCACATCGATTACGTCAGCTTCATTATGCAGTCAGCATGATCAACGGCTGTGGGAAATCCCTATACAATATGCATCCTATATCTAGCAAGTCGCCTATGCTTATATCAGTTTCATGTTCAGCAAATTCGCAAAGTGCTTCACTACATTGTAGAACTTACTAAAATATGCTTCAATGAGATGCTGAGAGCGTGAAACAGAACACACCACTCAAGGATACTGGAAAGTGCTCTGCTCTCTCTTCCCTTAAGTTAAGGAAGGACTTTCTCTCAACGTCAAAGCACAATCTCTTAAACACAGAGATTTTGATCCTGCCATGACCCAATACAGAATATGCATGCTAAGGGAGGGCGGGGGGTGGTGGTGAAAAACGACTATATTAGCTAAAAATGTCTTTTATAATACatgaaaatcaagaaaaaaaaatcatatgttTACATTTTAAAACACATCATGGGTTTCTGAATTACCTTGTACGCCAGTTAAAACTGCATTTCTTCTCTTGATTACAACTGCCGCTGATTCACCTCTCTCAGTGGTGATCTTCCAGCACTAGTGTCAAGTTTTGTTGCTGAGGCAGAGAAAGAAGCGTTTGCATTCTCTTCGCTAAAATCGTAGAGCTCATCATCCACTGTAAAATTCATTGCTGGTCCCACCTCTAACTTAGACCTTTGCAACATTGTttctaaaaaattcatcatcttcacATCATCACAAGTGAACTCGCCAATATGATCACAGAATTTTTCCATGTGAACTAAAAGTTCCTCCCTTTCTTTTGATAGCTTTGTGGTGTCTTGAAGGAGAACCCCCTTTTCAAACTCAAGCTGCTTGACTATGCCTTCCAGTCTCCTGTGTTCACCCATCAGTTTATCATTTTCCACTTCGTTGGCTTCCAATAAAGCTTGAAGTTCCTCTTCTTGTTGTTTCTGAGTAAACAAGGCTTCCTTCTGATGGATCAATCTTTGGCCCAAACCAGATACTTCCTTCTCCaaatcaacaatttttttgttcttctcttCAATCACTAGCTCTGTCATGTGTTTGGCCTTTTTTAAAGCTTCAGTTGTAAGCAGATTTTCTACGACTTCTGAAAAAGACAATACAAATGCACTTGTCAAGTCTTCCTCTAACGACGATGCCAATACTTGGAGATTTTTTATGTTCTGGTCTTTCTCATTTATAACCTTGAAaagcctctctttctcttgtcCAACAGATTTCTCTGCATCTATGCCTGCAAGAATTGCTGCCTCCGCTTCTCTTTTCATGGACTCTTGCTTCATCCATGTGATATCTTTTTGGAGATTTACTATGCAGCTATCCTTCTCCTTCACATTTTTAATAAGGTCCTCTTTGTCTTGTGTTAAGGCTTCCACTTCCACTCTCTTTGCTGCAACTTTAGCTTCTAGAAGGACAATCTGCTGGTGTAGAACTTCAACTTTATTGTTTTGCTCCTTGATAATGGTGATATGGCTTTCTTTCTCATGCTTAAGGACTTCTTCATTCTCAGATTGTGCAAGAAGTGAATTCTCCATTTGTCTacatttttcttgattttcttcACAGCACACTTTCAAGCTTTCAGCACTAGACTCCAAATTCTGTAactcatattttaattgacTTACTTCAATAATTTTCTTAGCCAGCTCAAGATTTGTCTTTTCTAAAGCCTCAGAAACATCTCGTTTCTCACCTTCCATCCGCAGAAATTTCTCTTCCATGTAAAGTTGATGTGCAGATGATTCCTCAAGCATCattttatgttgttgaatCTCTTCCTCCATGATAACCTGCTGTTGGTCAGTGAGTTCCAAGGACCTTACCCTCTTCATTAATTCTTTGACTTTCTCATGTTCTTGTTCAAGCTGAAGATGAACATTTCTTAAATCACTGCTCTTCATCTCCAACTGTGTTGTAAGTAGAGAGATCTTGTCATCCATTCTGTTGCACAGCGGCATTTCAGTTTTTGCATCAGATCTTTTGGAGTAAGCCTCTGAGAATTCTGATTTATAGATCGTAAGTACTACTGAAATCTCTTCTTTTAGAACCTCAATCATCGAATGGTAGCTTTCTAGCTCCATTTGAAGCTCCTGTATCTGCTTCTCTTTACCCTTCAATTCAGAGTTATGTCTACTTATATCTCCTTTCAACTTTTCTATTTGGAAACTCAATTCAGATTCTTTAGCTTTCAGAATTGTGGAGCAGTTACTATGTACCTGCTCTAAGCCCCTAAGCTTGTTGCGTAGCTTTGTTAGTGCAGTTGACCCATAATTTCTGATTTGAGCTTCTTGTAGTTCTTTTAGAGATTCTCTCAATTCCTGATTCTCTTGCTCAAGGTGAACAATTCGAAATTCCATTTCTTTTGTGAATGGTTCTTTTGTTGACAGTGAGTTTCTTAGCTTTGCAATCTCTTCATCCCTTTGAACTGTCAAGCTTTCAAATTTTGACCTTTCTTGTTCACACTGCACAAAGACATTCTCATAACGTGATTTGAATTCGGATACTTCAATCTCCAAAAACTTCCTCCTGCTTTCTTCATGAGCTAAAACTTGGTTGCACATCTCTAAACGTTTTTGAACACCTTCAAGAATTCTAGTTTGGGAATCCAAGCTTGTCTGCAATAAAGAGATCTCTTCAACCAGTGCTGATTTTTCCCTCTCCCACTCCTCTTTACTCAACTGGAACTGATCTTGGAGCCTTCTATGTGCTTCTTCAAGATGTCTAAACTGTTCTTTCTTCCATTTCAATTGATCATGAGCATTTCTATTTTCCTCCTCTAGTTCCAATATGATGTCATCTCTGTGTCTCAGTTCTTTGGCTTCTTGAGCCTTCTGCTCTGCCTCGAAACAGTTCCTCTCTGAAGTTGATAAGAGTCTTTTAAGGCCCTCAATCTCCTTAATACTGGCACAAAAATTCTGCTCCAACTCTTTGTTTCGTTCTGTTACTTCATCTAAGGCAAACGCCAACTCCTTATTTTCTCCTTCCAATTTGTACAATTTGTTCTCACTATCAACTCGAAGTTTTTCATGCAAAGAAGTCAAATGCCTAAGAGATGATTCTTTTTCACGCAAACAAGATTGAAGGGTTTCCGAAACCTGCTTTGCTTGAGAAATTTCCTCAAGCTTGATAATTAGTTCTTGAGCTTGTTTCTCAGTCTCCTGCTTAGCTTCTTGATACTTGATCAACTGCTCACTGTGAGCTTTCTTCAAACCCTCAGAAAGTTCGGTCTTAACCCGGACTTCACTCTTGAGCCTCTCGATCTGTGCTTTGACATCATCTAATTCTTTATATACGTCCCCCATTTCCCTTTGATTGTCAACTTGTGAGAATCCCTGCTGCAGAAAAATTTGAAGCATGAAGAAACATGTCAATGAGAGCATTTAAATATACAAAACTCAGAAGACACATGAGAAGTAAAAAAGCAGATTCAAGTAATTAAGCCTAAGAATTCTATGAGTTTTATGTCCATTTTACAATCCCACATGTCCTGAGTATGGGATTACTTGTTTGTATACGAATCATTAGGCACGCTGTTTCCCTGCAAGCTGCACGCAGGTTTTGCAGAAGCAATTCCAACCAATGAGTTCACATCATTTGGTATCAAAGCATACACCAGACCTAGTATGGGATTGGGCATAATATGGATATGACTCTATGGGAACCTGAGGGGTTGCTTGATGCAGGAGCATCCATCCTAGCCAAAAAGGGCTAAATTTTAgctataataaattattaagttAATTATTTTGCTATCTTTACTAGGATTTAGTTTAATTTCCTTTGTCAGTTAGGGTTTCTCAAAAAACTAAGAATAGGAATGCTAGGCTGATGTACTCTAGTATAAATAGGCTATTAAGAGGCTCTTGTATTCAGTTTTTGTCAATATAATTTCAGACTTTATTCTATAGAGTTTCTATTGGGATTTTGCCCTAGAACTCAATTATCTTCGTTCCAACTTCAATTATACAGCCTTATCCTTCTATTCTCTGTGTTTTTGGGTTGTTTGGGTCGCTCGACAGCCGCTTATAGCCGCTGCCCTGCATCATTGCTACCATTCGAACGTTGGATCTGCAAAGTCACGCAACTGGGAATAATGGGCAATCATGGATGGTTATTGCACACGGTGAAGTAAAATGTTATATGTGCCTCTGCAATCTCACCTAAGTATGGAAATTAGTTGCTATAACTTTTGTGCACCTTCACCTTGCAAGTCAGTTTTGCATAGGCAAACTCTACCCCTGAGTTCATTCAGACTTTCCAATATAAAAGATGCAAAAACtttaaagcaaaaataaacCTACTGCAAATACACAAACCAGGATAAAAACATTAGTAGATCTACCCAAATCCACAAATTGGGTTCCCAAACAAATCTATGTCAGAAACAAGTTGAGGGCAATGGAGCAATAGAACAAACCcaaattaggatttttttatCAAAGCAGTTGACTGAGTACCCAAATTTCTACTGATTTATAGAATGTATGTATGAATATATGGGCAAAGGCAAACAAGCCGAAGCTTGTTATTCTAGATTCAATTTTCTTCATTGAAATATTTGGCCAAGAAGAAACCCTAGAgcaggggaaaaaaaaaagggctttTAACAAGAAAGTAGAATCTGGACTTCATTGAaatgaaatgcaagaaatttttGAAGAAAGCCAGAGATACCTGTGAGTCGCAGAGTCGGAGACGAACCACAAGaggttttcaaatttgagttgaGCGGGAAGCAAGCTGTGTTCTTCTATAGGTTTTTCAAATCTGAGTAGAGGGCCAAAATGGAGAATTTGCTTTTTACGTCTTCTCCCCACATTTCTCACTCCTCAGCCTCATAAAGTtgcttgatttttgtttttttattttttcctaaGTTTGAAATAATAAACATTTTGAACGTGATTTTTGTGGTCTCACTCCTCAACcacaactttttgtttttcagtaTCAATGTTTTGAAAGGTGAGACGTTTTAGTTGCGTTATGCGAGGCGTAAGCCTTttgaacattaatttattttaataaaaaaaaattatgaataatACTATACTCATTTGTGCTCTTGATGCATACATACACACTTTGTTGGCCATACAACTTAAACTTCCGTATCTAGCGGTTTGTACAATCTCCTTGCTACCACTTTTTGACATAAATGCATATCCAATGCCCATTCAGACAGTTTTTGTCCATCACTTCATTATGAGTGATGAGGAAATTTTCATAACATGCTCTCACTTCATCACATAAAACAAATGGCAACATGAGATGCCTTCGCTCTCATATTTCTGACAGTTGCACTCTATTCGAACATCTTTCCCATTAAGGTATACACAACTCCAATTATTTTGCGATTCACCATATTTCACTAAAATATACAACTGTTCTCgaaaattatgaattattttttcatgaaTGACTGCTGACGAAGCATTGATCTCGTTACATACCAATAAAGAGCACCTATGAGTGTAAATTTAGGAAGCATGTTGCTCAAGACTTTTCAATGTTGTTGTAAGCACTTTTTTTTGACTATTTTGGTCAAAACCATCCTTCCCCGAGGTATTCCTCATTCGTGCTATGGCCCTATCAATTGCTAGAATGCATTCAAACAACTTAACGCCTTTCCTCAAGTAATCTTTCACAAACTTGTTCATACACTCCACGCATTGAGTAGTGCACATACCATCGAAAAACTTGGGTCTAAGGCTTGATTTAGTCCACGCATCTCGTTTTGCATACATCATTTGCAGCCATTCCTTTTGTTTATGTGTAGTAACTCTGTCCTTTAAaaactctaattttttttttttcaaactcaTTGCTTGTCATTGGTTCCCAAAGATATGTTTGAAATGATCTTACCAATTCTTCATCCTTTAAGTTATTCTGTGCATTCCTTGCCACATGCCATGAGCACAACTTATGATTGTACATGGGCAACACATACTCAATTGCTTTGTGCACATCGCCTCATCCCCATCCGTCAGTATTAATGTAGGCTTCTTGCCTTTCACAGTTCCAAAGGTCTCGTTAAGTAATAGGGCACAACCAACACTCGCCCGGTGGTTGTTTGAACCAACAAATAACACTAGAAGTTTGTCATACATATTGGTTTGTATGTGCTGTCGAATATGAAGACGTTTCCAGAGGCAACATAATTCAAAAGTGAAGTAGAGTTTCTCCAAAATAAGTTAGCAAGCCTATTCTCCTCATCTACACTGAACTTCCAAACAAATTCAAGATCCACTGACGTTTTTGCTTTCATGTAGGCGAGTGTAGCTTAAGTGTCGCCGTCTAACAATATTTCCCTACATGATGCATCCAACTTCTTCCTTAAGGATTCAAGTCCTCAGCTCATGCATTGATGAAGGCTTAAATCCTACACCATATGCTGCAATGCTGCCCACCATAGGTAGCCAAAATGGatcatttacaatattaaaTGGGAGTGctctagaaaagaaaaaatgaccAATGTTTCGACAAACTTCCTTTCGTTCTTCTTATTTGTATGCTGAATTTAATGTACTTTGCCGAACTTCTAAAGTGACAAATCTATCAATTGGTCCTTTTGATTTAGGTTGTGCTCTAAGAGCCTCATCAACTGCAACACTCCTAGTACCGGGGATTCCATATTCTTCATCCAATAAAGTTTCCATACTCTGAGCCCCTCCTCATGGACCATCCCTAATTTCTCTAagcatttcatttttcttcttttttcaagcTGGAAATTTTTCAAAGTTGCAACACACTCTTTTTTCACATGCTCAAGAACTTTCTTACATGGTTGCATACCATGATGAGTTTGATCCAAATGATGCTTAAGTCTAAAAATTCCTCCACTGCATCTTTGATCACAATGTgcatttcaaatatttttctccCTCTATTTCTTTTGCATACTTCCACGCATGATCTTTTCGATTCATAGCTATAAAACAACACCATTAATATTTCTAAGATATAAATATGATCCATGTACATCAAATTTCTACTATATCACATAAACGAATAAGATAACtaatatattgaaaaaaaaaattatacggAACTTCAAATTATAGTTGCGAAGAATTAGAGAGGCTTACTTGCGTcgaaagatgaagagaattCTTGAAATTGATGAAGATTATCTTATAAAGGTAAAAATTAGGAATGTACTattcaatatatataagtCTTAATTTAGATAAAAAAAGGTAAGTAGAATAAAGCTACAGCCGGCTGGAGTTTATTACAataaacgacgtcgtttcattttttttttttttaaacaccaCAAtcgaaacgacgtcgtttcatGACAATAACcctatgaaaaaaaaaaacacgcgAGTCGTCTTCCTCGCAGAGTCGCAGCCAATTTGCAGACTCGCAAAATTTCTTCCGGTTCAGAAGTGTCCAGATCTGGCGCGCCTTGCTCCGCCTGGCCACGCCTTGCAACGCCTCCTCACGCCTTCCCCGAGCT
Proteins encoded:
- the LOC117637453 gene encoding uncharacterized protein At4g38062-like, giving the protein MGDVYKELDDVKAQIERLKSEVRVKTELSEGLKKAHSEQLIKYQEAKQETEKQAQELIIKLEEISQAKQVSETLQSCLREKESSLRHLTSLHEKLRVDSENKLYKLEGENKELAFALDEVTERNKELEQNFCASIKEIEGLKRLLSTSERNCFEAEQKAQEAKELRHRDDIILELEEENRNAHDQLKWKKEQFRHLEEAHRRLQDQFQLSKEEWEREKSALVEEISLLQTSLDSQTRILEGVQKRLEMCNQVLAHEESRRKFLEIEVSEFKSRYENVFVQCEQERSKFESLTVQRDEEIAKLRNSLSTKEPFTKEMEFRIVHLEQENQELRESLKELQEAQIRNYGSTALTKLRNKLRGLEQVHSNCSTILKAKESELSFQIEKLKGDISRHNSELKGKEKQIQELQMELESYHSMIEVLKEEISVVLTIYKSEFSEAYSKRSDAKTEMPLCNRMDDKISLLTTQLEMKSSDLRNVHLQLEQEHEKVKELMKRVRSLELTDQQQVIMEEEIQQHKMMLEESSAHQLYMEEKFLRMEGEKRDVSEALEKTNLELAKKIIEVSQLKYELQNLESSAESLKVCCEENQEKCRQMENSLLAQSENEEVLKHEKESHITIIKEQNNKVEVLHQQIVLLEAKVAAKRVEVEALTQDKEDLIKNVKEKDSCIVNLQKDITWMKQESMKREAEAAILAGIDAEKSVGQEKERLFKVINEKDQNIKNLQVLASSLEEDLTSAFVLSFSEVVENLLTTEALKKAKHMTELVIEEKNKKIVDLEKEVSGLGQRLIHQKEALFTQKQQEEELQALLEANEVENDKLMGEHRRLEGIVKQLEFEKGVLLQDTTKLSKEREELLVHMEKFCDHIGEFTCDDVKMMNFLETMLQRSKLEVGPAMNFTVDDELYDFSEENANASFSASATKLDTSAGRSPLREVNQRQL